From the genome of Vicia villosa cultivar HV-30 ecotype Madison, WI linkage group LG2, Vvil1.0, whole genome shotgun sequence, one region includes:
- the LOC131653797 gene encoding uncharacterized protein LOC131653797, with protein sequence MKKIHSVHSFESEDDDDDVTLSAKFPQISSSGVAVLPLKRKLFDNSNPLNGSVKKSRVFQSPVDDNAGDSDDDDDDDDHVPISRSIIRSVMSNGKSFSLLKKKLMYVEKSFEDCVRKRRMEEKRLKSIERDIEVCDKELGDKTKLAGCVRRTSEIYKRMMGKIEGCVKDFVAKEAQLCLIEELIGERKQELKMKETELRQVMINISKEREFECQMKELVDDLVLKQKDFEWRTKELESKEKKQEGLVVEWELKEREFEGQMKELESERRNFESRMRELQSKEKQNENWVKEHESRAREFECQVKELLDDLVLKQKNFESRTEELELKEKQHEGIVMKWESKETEFEGQVKELESKKKHFESQVEEFKLKEREFEGEVKELESKNKHFESQVEEFKSKEREFEGRMKELQSKEMRNERWVKEYESKAREFECQVKELLDDLVLKQKHFESQTKELELKEKHHEGLVMKWELKEREFEGQMKELKNNKKHFESQVKEFQSKEKQLEGKVKEVDFKEKLLDGRVKEFDSKEDRFEGRVKELEFKEKLLDGRMKEADSKVDEFEGRVKELDLEKKHFEIRMKDLESKEKHHESRVKEHESKARDFEGQVKELKSKNIFFESQVKELKLKEMQLKGKVKEVETKEKQLDGRLKEFDSKEAELKDRVKKLESEKKQLDGRVKEFDFKEAEFEGRLKEFDSKEAELKDRVKKLESEKKQLDGRVKEFDFKEAEFEGRVKKLESEKKQLDGRVKEFDSKEAEFEGRVKEMESEKKQLHGRMKEFDSKEDEFKGRVKMLESDKKHFECRVKELESEKKHFECRLKELVSKENQFKEQMKKFQSKELSCQDEEKESTTSYMDDESSSPIDETSLQLVSCEQTDIQAILRESSDPAKLVLDIILNPILPLCDKNRDNHVIIDDRCIYLLEQLMKISPNIKPHVREEAMKLAFDLKANMKENTENSLVVLGFLLILSIYGLVTSFDEDEVLELFASVAQHKIALELFRPLSFAY encoded by the exons ATGAAGAAAATACACAGCGTGCATT CCTTTGAatctgaagatgatgatgatgatgttactTTATCAGCAAAGTTCCCTCAAATTTCGAGTTCCGGAGTTGCTGTACTGCCACTTAAGAGAAAATTATTTGATAATAGCAATCCCTTGAACGGTTCGGTTAAGAAATCAAGAGTGTTTCAATCACCGGTTGATGATAATGCCGGTGAtagcgatgatgatgatgatgatgatgatcatgtTCCTATTTCTCGGAGTATTATTAGGTCTGTAATGTCGAATGGTAAATCGTTTTCCTTGCTGAAGAAAAAACTTATGTATGTAGAAAAGTCATTTGAGGACTGCGTAAGGAAGAGACGTATGGAAGAGAAGAGATTGAAGTCCATAGAGAGAGATATTGAAGTGTGTGACAAAGAGCTTGGAGATAAGACGAAGCTAGCAGGTTGTGTGAGAAGAACTAGTGAAATTTACAAGAGAATGATGGGGAAAATTGAAGGATGTGTTAAGGATTTTGTAGCGAAGGAAGCACAGTTGTGTTTGATAGAGGAATTGATTGGAGAGCGCAAGCAAGAGCTTAAGATGAAAGAGACAGAACTTCGTCAGGTTATGATTAACATTTCGAAAGAGAGGGAATTTGAATGCCAAATGAAGGAGTTGGTGGATGATTTGGTGTTAAAACAGAAGGATTTCGAATGGCGAACCAAGGAGCTTGAGTCAAAAGAGAAGAAACAAGAAGGGCTAGTGGTGGAATGGGAATtaaaagagagagagtttgaaggCCAAATGAAGGAGCTAGAATCAGAAAGGAGGAATTTTGAAAGCCGAATGAGGGAGCTTCAGTCTAAAGAGAAGCAAAATGAAAACTGGGTGAAAGAGCATGAATCAAGAGCAAGAGAATTTGAATGCCAAGTGAAGGAGCTGTTGGATGATTTGGTATTAAAACAGAAGAATTTTGAAAGCCGAACCGAGGAGCTTgagttgaaagagaagcaacatGAAGGCATAGTGATGAAATGGGAATCAAAAGAGACAGAATTTGAAGGCCAAGTGAAGGAGCTGGAATCTAAAAAGAAGCATTTTGAGAGCCAAGTGGAAGAGTTCAAATTAAAAGAGAGAGAATTTGAAGGCGAAGTGAAGGAGCTGGAATCTAAAAATAAGCATTTTGAAAGCCAAGTGGAAGAGTTCAAATCAAAAGAGAGAGAATTTGAAGGCCGAATGAAGGAGCTTCAGTCAAAAGAGATGCGAAATGAAAGGTGGGTGAAAGAGTATGAATCAAAAGCTAGAGAATTTGAATGCCAAGTGAAGGAGCTGCTGGATGATTTGGTATTAAAACAGAAACATTTTGAAAGCCAAACCAAGGAACTTGAGTTAAAGGAAAAGCACCATGAAGGGCTGGTAATGAAATGGGAATTAAAAGAGAGAGAATTTGAAGGCCAAATGAAGGAgctcaaaaataataaaaagcattTTGAAAGCCAAGTGAAAGAGTTCCAATCAAAAGAGAAACAATTGGAAGGAAAAGTTAAGGAAGTTGATTTTAAAGAGAAACTACTTGATGGTCGTGTGAAGGAGTTTGATTCGAAAGAGGATCGATTCGAAGGCCGAGTTAAGGAACTTGAGTTTAAAGAGAAATTACTTGATGGCCGAATGAAAGAGGCTGATTCGAAAGTGGATGAATTTGAAGGCCGGGTGAAGGAGTTGGATTTAGAAAAGAAGCATTTTGAAATCCGAATGAAGGACCTTGagtcaaaagagaagcatcatgAAAGCCGAGTGAAGGAGCATGAATCGAAAGCGAGAGATTTTGAAGGCCAAGTAAAGGAGCTAAAatctaaaaacatattttttgaaaGCCAAGTAAAGGAGCTCAAACTAAAAGAGATGcagttgaaaggaaaagttaaGGAAGTTGAGACTAAAGAGAAGCAACTTGATGGCCGATTGAAGGAGTTTGATTCTAAAGAGGCTGAACTCAAAGACCGAGTGAAGAAGCTGGAATCAGAGAAGAAGCAACTTGATGGCCGAGTAAAGGAGTTTGATTTTAAAGAGGCTGAATTCGAAGGCCGATTGAAGGAGTTTGATTCTAAAGAGGCTGAACTCAAAGACCGAGTGAAGAAGCTGGAATCAGAGAAGAAGCAACTTGATGGCCGAGTAAAGGAGTTTGATTTTAAAGAGGCTGAATTCGAAGGCCGAGTGAAGAAGTTGGAATCAGAGAAGAAGCAGCTTGATGGCCGAGTAAAGGAATTTGATTCTAAAGAGGCTGAATTCGAAGGCCGAGTGAAGGAGATGGAATCAGAGAAGAAGCAACTTCATGGCCGAATGAAGGAGTTTGATTCAAAAGAGGATGAATTCAAAGGCCGGGTGAAGATGCTGGAATCAGATAAGAAGCATTTTGAGTGCCGAGTAAAGGAGCTGGAATCCGAGAAGAAGCATTTCGAGTGCCGGCTGAAGGAGCTCGTATCAAAAGAAAATCAATTCAAAGAACAGATGAAGAAGTTCCAGTCAAAAGAATTAAGTTGCCAAGATGAGGAAAAAGAATCAA CTACGTCTTACATGgatgatgaatcaagctctcccaTTGATGAGACAAGTTTGCAGTTGGTCTCCTGTGAGCAAACTGACATTCAAGCTATTCTGCGAGAATCGTCGGATCCAGCAAAATTGGTTTTGGATATAATTCTAAACCCCATCCTTCCACTTTGTGATAAGAACAGAGACAACCATGTGATTATTGATGATAGATGCATCTATCTGCTAGAACAGCTGATGAAAATCTCACCAAATATTAAACCTCATGTAAGAGAAGAAGCAATGAAGCTGGCATTTGATTTGAAAGCAAACATGAAAGAAAATACAGAGAATTCTTTGGTGGTTCTCGGTTTTCTACTAATTTTGTCAATTTATGGATTGGTGACTTCTTTCGACGAAGACGAAGTTTTGGAGCTTTTTGCATCTGTTGCTCAGCACAAGATTGCTTTGGAGCTGTTTAGGCCCCTGAGTTTTGCATATTAA